The Agrobacterium vitis region GCTGAACGATGTGAAGGGCTATCACCCGGATGTGCGGGTGTTTGAAATCCGCGAGGCGGATGGCACGCTGAAGGCGCTGTTCCTCGGCGATTATTTCGCCCGGTCCTCGAAGCGCTCCGGCGCCTGGATGAGTTCTTTCCAGTCGCAGCACAAACTGGCCTTGAAGAACGGCATGCAGGGCGAATTGCCGATCATCTACAATGTCTGCAATTTCGCCAAGCCTGCCGAAGGCAAGCCAGCGCTGCTGTCACTGGACGATGCCCGCACGCTGTTTCATGAATTCGGCCATGCCCTGCATGGTATGCTGTCTGACGTCACTTACCCCTCGGTATCGGGTACGGCGGTGTCGCGTGACTTTGTGGAACTGCCCTCGCAGCTCTATGAACATTGGTTGACGGTGCCGGATATCCTGAAAACCTATGCCGTGCATTACCAGACCGGCGAGGCCATGCCGCAGGCCTTGCTCGACAAGGTTCTGGCAGCCCAGACCTTCAATGCCGGGTTCGATACGGTTGAATTCACCTCTTCGGCGCTGGTCGATATGGCGTTTCACACGCGGGAAGATCAGGTAGGCGATCCGATGGCGGTGCAGGCGCAGGTTCTCCAAAACATCGGCATGCCATCCTCCATCGTCATGCGCCATGCCACGCCGCATTTCCAGCATGTGTTTTCCGGCGATGGCTATTCGGCCGGCTATTATTCCTACATGTGGTCGGAAGTGCTGGACGCCGATGCTTTCGAGGCTTTCGAGGAAACCGGCAATGCCTTCGACCCTGATATGGCTGAACGGCTGAAGGACAATATCTATGCCATCGGCGGGGCGGTGGACCCGGAAGAAACCTACAAGGCTTTCCGTGGCCGGTTGCCGAGCCCGGAAGCGATGTTGAAGAAGCGTGGGCTTGCGGCATAAGCTGTTCGGCTGCTGTTGCAGGAAATTTAATGAAACTGTCACGCTGCGGTTAAGCGCCTGACATGTCTCTCTGTTTGGTTCCGACGTCGGTTCTTTTGAACCGGCGTCGTTTTTCCAAGGAGAGGTTTGATGTCCACATCCTTCACGGCGCTGAGCCGCCGTTCGTTTCTTCTCGGCACCAGTGCCGCTGGTCTTGCTGCCGGGTCCGGTCTGGCGCTGCCGTTTTATGCGCGGGCGGCGGACCGCCCTGTTTTTACCCACGGCGTCCAATCCGGCGATGTCGATCTGAATTCCGGGATGATCTGGACGCGGGTAGACCGCCCTTCGCGGATCATGATGGAATATTCGACCACCGAAAGCTTTGCCAATCCTGTCCGTCTCGCCGCTCTCAATGCGCTGCCGGACAGCGACTATGCCGTGAAGCGGCTTTTGACGGACCTGCCTGCCGACCAGGATATTTTCTATCGGTTCACGGCTGCCGATCTTTCCCATATCAACAGTGTTTCCGAGCCGATTACCGGACGGTTCCGCACCGCGCCCGCCTCCAGGCGCAATGTCCGCTTCGTCTGGTCGGGTGATACGGTAGGTCAGGGCTGGGGCATCGATGAAACCGGCATGAAGACCTATGCCACGATGGCCAAGCATCAGCCGGATTTCTTCCTGCATTCCGGCGATACCATCTATGCGGACGGCCCCATCAAGGAAGAAGTCGATCTGAAGGACGGCACCAAGTGGAAGAATGTCATCGTCACCGATGAAAAGCGCAAGGTGGCCGAAACCCTGGACGAATATCGCGGCCAGTGGAAATACAATATGATGGACAAGAACGTCCTGGAACTGTCGGCGATCTGTCCAACCCATTACCAGTGGGATGACCATGAAGTGCTGAACAACTGGTCGTCGGGCAAGGACCTGACTGCCGACAGCCGCTATAGCGAAAAATCCATCGCCCTGCTGTCGGCGCGCGCTGCCCGTGCCTTCCATGAAATGACGCCGATCCGCTATACGCCCGCCGAGCCGGGCCGGGTTTACCGCAAGATTTCCCATGGTCCGCTGGTCGACGTGTTCTTCCTCGACATGCGCAGTTATCGCGGTTCCAATCATGACGGCATGGAAACGGTGCAGACGCCGGAATCGCGCATCCTGGGTGCCGAGCAGGTGGCCTGGCTGAAGCGGGAACTGACCAATTCCAAGGCGACCTGGAAAATCATCGCTGCCGACATGCCGTTGAGCCTGATCGTTTGGGACGATTATCTCAATAAGAAAGGCACGGAAGCCGTAGCGCAGGGCCATAATGGCGAGCCGCGTGGCCGCGAGCTGGAAATTGCCGAACTGCTGCGGCATATGAAGACGACTGGCATTCGCAATACCGTCTGGCTGACGGCGGATGTGCATTATACCGCCGCCCATTATTACAATCCCGACAAAGCCGCTTTCCAGGATTTCGAACCCTTCTGGGAGTTCGTCTCCGGTCCCCTGCATGCGGGTACATTCGGGCCGAACGATCTCGACATGACCTTTGGCCCTGAGCTGAAATTCATCAAGGCGCCAACCGCCGAGCAGGGCCAGAACCTGCCGCCGTCAGCGGGTCTTCAGTTCTTCGGCATCGTCGATGTCGATGGCCAGAGCGAACAGCTTTCCGTACGGCTGATGGACCGGGACGACAACGAGCTCTATAAGGTCGTGCTCGATCCGGTGCGCAGCGCCTGATTCTTCGGTGAAAATGCGGCAGAGCGTCATCAAGACGCTTTGCCTCTTTCGCAAATGCAAAAAACAGGGTATGAGCGCCCCAAAGTAACAGGCGCGGTCTTTGGTTTCATCAACGGCACCGGCATGGACTTCGCGCCAGAGCCATCAGAGATCCTAATCATGAAGATTCGCAATATCGCGATCATCGCGCACGTTGACCATGGGAAAACCACCCTTGTTGACGAACTTCTGAAACAGTCCGGTTCGTTCCGCGAAAACCAGCGCGTTGCAGAGCGCGTCATGGACAGCAACGATCTGGAAAAAGAGCGCGGCATCACCATTCTCGCCAAGGCAACCTCGGTTGAATGGAAGGGCGTTCGCGTCAACATCGTCGACACCCCCGGCCACGCCGACTTCGGCGGCGAAGTCGAGCGTATCCTGTCGATGGTGGACGGCGCTATCGTTCTCGTCGACTCCTCGGAAGGCCCGATGCCGCAGACCAAATTCGTGGTCGGCAAGGCACTCAAGGTTGGTCTTCGCCCAATCGTTGCGATCAACAAGATCGACCGTCCCGATGGCCGCCATGAAGAAGTCATCAACGAAGTCTTCGACCTGTTCGCCAGCCTCGACGCAACCGATGAGCAGCTCGACTTCCCGATCCTCTACGGTTCCGGTCGTGATGGCTGGATGAATATCGCCCCTGAAGGCCCGAAGGATCAGGGCCTGGCCCCGTTGCTGGACCTGGTGTTGCAGCATGTTCCTGAGCCAAGCGTTGGCGACGAAGACGGCGCGTTCCGCATGATCGGCACGCTGCTGGAAGCCAACCCCTTCCTTGGCCGCGTCATCACCGGTCGTATCCATTCCGGCTCGATCAAGCCGAACCAGTCGGTCAAGGTTCTGAGCCAGGACGGCAAGGTCATCGAAACCGGCCGTATTTCCAAGATCCTCGCGTTCCGCGGTATCGAGCGCACCGCCATCGAAGAAGCCCATGCTGGCGACATCGTGGCGATTGCCGGTCTCTCCAAGGGTACGGTTGCCGACACATTCTGCGATCCGTCCGTGACCGAAGCGCTGGAAGCCCAGCCGATCGATCCGCCGACCGTCACCATGTCCTTCCTGGTCAATGACAGCCCGCTGGCTGGCACAGAAGGCGACAAGGTCACGAGCCGCGTCATCCGCGACCGCCTGTTCAAGGAAGCCGAAGGCAACGTTGCTCTGAAGATTGAAGAATCGGAAGGCAAGGATTCGTTCTTCGTGTCTGGCCGCGGCGAATTGCAGCTGGCCGTTCTGATCGAAACCATGCGCCGCGAAGGCTTCGAGCTGGCCGTGTCGCGTCCGCGCGTCGTGATGCACAAGGACGAGAACGGCACCCTGATGGAGCCGATCGAAGAAGTCGTCATCGACGTCGATGAAGAACATTCCGGCGTCGTCGTGCAGAAAATGTCCGAGCGCAAGGCTGAAATGACCGAGCTGCGGCCTTCCGGCGGCAATCGCGTCCGCCTGGTGTTCTATGCGCCCACCCGTGGCCTGATCGGCTACCAGTCGGAACTGCTGACGGATACCCGTGGCACGGCGATCATGAACCGCCTGTTCCACAACTACCAGCCGTTCAAGGGCGAAATCTCCGGTCGTAACAATGGCGTTCTGTTGTCCAACCAGTCCGGTGAAGCCGTGGCCTACGCCATGTTCAACCTGGAAGATCGCGGCCCGATGATTATCGAGCCAGGCGAAAAGGTTTATGCAGGCATGATCGTCGGCATTCACTCGCGCGACAACGATCTGGAAGTCAACGTTCTCAAGGGCAAGCAGCTGACCAACATCCGCTCTGCCGGCAAGGACGAAGCTGTCAAGCTGACCCCGCCGATCCGCATGACGCTGGACCGCGCGCTCTCCTGGATTCAGGACGACGAGCTGATGGAAGTGACGCCGAAGTCCATCCGTCTGCGCAAGTTCTACCTGGACGCCAACGACCGCAAGCGCTTCGGCAAGGCCCGCGTCGCCCAGGCTTGATTGCCGTTTCTGCTTTTTTGTTTCTGAGAGATCATCAACCCCGGCCTGTTGGCCGGGGTTTTTTTGTGCATAGGCCTTTAAGACGATTCTGATCCTCGGAATTTTACAAGGACCACTCTTGCTTGATTGTTTAAGAAAGCGTTAATCTGGGACGTGGTTATGGGGCAAGCACGAGGAGGGGGCGGACTTGCCAGCGGGAATGATTCCGCACTGATTGTCATCACCCCAGTCGGATGAGAGTGACGTTATGAAGACGTTATCGATTGATGTACGTCCGGCTGCGCCGGATGATGGGAGAGCGCTTTCCGAGGCGCATCGGGAAGCCTGGCAGTCCACCTATAGCGGTCTTATCCCGCATCAGGCCTTGATCAGGATGATGGAGCGCCGTGGCGAGACATGGTGGCGCAAGGCCACCAATGGTCCGGCGACGGTGCTGGTGGTCGATATCGGCGGGGTGATTGCCGGATATGCGACGCTCGGCCTCAACCGGGCCAGGGGCCTTCCCTATGATGGCGAGATCTACGAGATCTATATGCGGCCGGCATATCAGGGCGTTGGCCTCGGATTTACGCTGTTTACCGAATGCCGCCGCCTGCTTAAATCGCTGGGTTGCCGGGGATTGGTGGTCTGGTGCCTGGAGGACTGCGCCGGCGCCGTCAATTTCTTTCGCTCGAATGGCGGTACGGATAGCGTGGAAGGCATGGAGGATTTCGATGCCGTCAGCCTGAAAAAGCTAGGGTTCGTTTGGGCCTGATCGGCTCTCATGCGCGGTCCCGCAAGTCTTTACCTTGATTGCGTCCTTTATTGGGGCCGCCTGTCGCAAATGGTTGCTTTGGTTTAAGAAACCCTTTACGACACCGGGGATTTCAACCATCCCATGGGGTTAGACATGCGTATTGATGCGATTGCGATTGGCAAGAATCCGCCGGAAGATATCAACGTCATCGTTGAGGTGCCGGTCGGTGGCCAGCCGATCAAGTATGAGATGGACAAGGAAGCCGGTACGCTGATCGTCGACCGCTTTCTCTATACGCCGATGCATTATCCCGGTAATTACGGCTTCGTGCCGCATACGCTGTGTCTGGACGGCGACCCGCTGGACGTGCTGATCTGCAATACCCGCCCGCTGGTGCCCGGCTGCGTCATCAATGTTCGCCCAATCGGCGTGATGATGATGGAAGACGATGGCGGCATGGACGAGAAGATCCTGGCCGTGCCGGTTCCCAAGCTGACCCGTCGCTATGACAAGGTCCACAATTACACCGACCTGCCGGAAATCACGCTCGCTCAGATCAAGCATTTCTTCGAGCATTACAAGGATCTGGAGCCCGGCAAATGGGTGAAGATCGGCGATTGGGGCGATGTCAATGTGGCCAAGAAGCTGATCGTCGAATCGATCGAGCGCGCCAAGAAAGAAGCGTGATTTGCCTCACGGGGCAATGATCGCTTCCAGCCTACCAATCAAATCCTCCGGGTCGCCATCGATCCGGAGGATTTTTTGTCTCGCGGTATCGCCGGAGATCAAGCTGACGGTGGATTTGGCGATGCCGAGCCGCTTGGCCATAAGGGCGATCAATGCCTTGTTGGCCCGGCCCTTTTCCGGCACGTCGCTGACCCGCACTTTCAAGTGGGCTTCGCCATTCGCATTGACGTCGACGCCATCAATCCCATCACGCCCACCGTTCGGCGTCAGCCGGACGGCAAGGCGGATGTGATCATCGAAACGTCGATAGCAATGGCTCACAGCAGCATGGGGGCAATCGTGTTCCACATCAGCGAGCGGATGAAGAAGATGATCAGCAGCAGAATGATCGGTGAGATATCGATGCCGCCAAGATTGGGCATGATGCGGCGGATGGGGCGCAGCGCCGGTTCCGTGACGTTGAACAGAAACAGGCCGATCTGGTTGACGAATCGGTTGCTGGAATTGATCACGTTGAAAGCGTAGAGCCAGGAAAAAATCGCGCTGGCGATCAGGATCCAGGTATAAAGATTGAGGGCGAGATCAATCGTCTGCAACAGGGCAAGCATGTCTGTCTCCATTTGTCAGTTGACAGACATGTAGACATTGAGGCCGAAACGGGCAAGTGTCGCCTTGCCAGCTATCGCCATTCATGTTTAACGCAAGTTATGCCGCCATTGCCGGACCCATCCGGCCAGGAAAATAGCTAATGTCCATTTCCCAGTCCGAAGATCGTTTCGCTGCCTTTCGCCATTCCGCCTATACGAAATTCTTCTTCGCACGGTTTCTCGCGGCCTTTGCCATGCAAATCGTCAGCGTCGCGGTTGGCTGGCAGATGTATGAGGTCACCGGCAATGCCCTCTATCTCGGCCTGATCGGGTTGGTGCAGTTTCTACCGGCGCTGTTGCTCATTCTTGTGACCGGTACGGCTGCCGACAGGATGAACCGGCGAATGATCGTTGCGGTTTGCCTGGGTGTCAGCGCTGTCTGCGTGGCGCTGCTGCTGTTCCTCACTGTGGAGAATGCCTTTGCGCCGGTGCCGGTGCTGGCAATCATGACAATTTTCGGCATTGAGCGGGCCTTCATGGGGCCGGCTGTCCAGTCTCTGGCTCCCAATCTGGTGCCGGAAAAGGATCTGGCCAATTCCTTTGCCTGGAATGCGTCGTCCTGGCAGACTGCATCGATCCTCGGCCCGGTTGCCGGCGGCCTGCTCTATGGTGTTGGGCCGCTTTCTGCCTATATCGTCGCATTGGGTTTCATGGCCGCTGGCACGATCCTTGTGCTGCTGGTGCCAAAGCCCGTGCAGCGAACCGCCAACGAACCAAAAACCTGGACCTACCTTCTGGCTGGTTTCAAGTTCATACGCCATGAGAAGGTGGTGCTGGGGGCGATTTCTCTCGACCTGTTCGCCGTGCTGTTAGGCGGGGCGGTGGCACTGATGCCGATCTACGCCTCCGATATCTTGACCATGGGGCCGATGGGGCTGGGTATCTTGCGGTCGGCACCGGGCGTGGGCGCTATTGCCATGGCGACCTTTCTTGCCACCTTTCCGATCAAGCACCGCGCTGGGACGATCATGTTCGTTGGCGTTGCCATCTTTGGGCTCGCGACCGTGGCTTTCGGGCTGTCGACGGTCTGGTGGGTGTCAGCGCTGGCGCTGGCCGTAATGGGCGCCGGTGACATGATCTCGGTCTATGTGCGCGAAACGCTGCTGGCGCTCTGGACGCCGGATCAGGTGCGTGGCCGGGTCAATGCCGTCAATTCGGTGTTTATCGGCGCATCTAACGAGCTGGGGGAGTTTCGGGCCGGTACCATGGCGCATCTGATTGGACCTGTCGGAGCGGTGGTTGTCGGCGGCGTCGGGACGCTGGCGGTCTCGATCATCTGGGCGCTGACCTTTCCGAAGCTGCGCACCATCGACACGCTGGAAGCCCCGGACAAATCCTGATTGCGATCAGGCTTGGCTCTGTTCGGCTGGTTGACACCGGCCAGCACTCTGGTCTTCCTCAGCAAGGACCAGATCGAGAAAATCCGATAGCCAGGCCTTGAGCGGGGCATCGAACAGCATGCGTCCTTCCAGATGGTCGCGGCCCGCCTGGGCGTTCGGCATGGAAAAGCGTGACGCGCCATGCACCACCCAACGCTGCATCATCGCGCGCGTTAGTTCCGCATGAAATTGGATACCAAAGGCCTTTTCCCCGTAGCGGATCGCCTGATTGGGATAGATGTCGCCGGTGGCTAGCAGCGTTGCGCCATGCGGCAGGTCGAAGCCTTCGCGGTGAAAATGATAGACCATTTTCGGCCATTTCATCAGCAATCGGCCATGGGTGGTCGGCTGGATCGGATACCAGCCGATTTCTACGAGTTCCCGGTCATGGCCACTGACCTTGGCGCCCAGATGCCGGGCCAGCATTTGCGCACCGAGACAAATGCCGAGATAGGGCCGGTTCTCCTTAAGCGGCACGGATAGCCAGTCGATCTCGTCATGCACGAAACGATCAGGATCGTTGGCACTCATCGGTCCGCCGAATACCACGGCGCCGCTGTGACCGCTCAGCGTATCGGGCAGCGGATCGCCGAGCACCGGGCGGCGGATGTCGAGGGGGAAGCCTTTTTCCACCAGCAATTGGCCGACACGACCGGCGCTGGATCGCTCCTGATGCAGGACGACCAGGACCGGACGATGCGCGGGCCAAATTCGTGCCGGATCATGAAGCATCCGCATCTCCGGCGACCTGTTCATCTCCGGCCTGGCCATCCGTCTTTTGTCCGGCCCGCTCTGCCGCCTTTTGCCGGGCCAGAATCCGGTCCCGGTCGGAGACGCCAAGCAGGTCTGCGACCCGCCAGAGGATATGATCTTCCATCTCGTTGCGCATGCCATCGGCATACACGATGTCCCAGAGCACGCTGACCAGTTCCAGTCTCTGGGTTTCATCGAGACGGCGCTTTAATTCCGAGGTGAAGCGGTAATAGTCTACCGCTTCACTTTCCGCCTGCTGGCCTGCCTCCAGCAAGGCTTCGATCTTGCTGCGATCCAGATCGTAATGATCCTTGATGCTCTTTTTCAGGCTCTTCCGTTCGGCGGCGCTGATGGTTCCATCGGCTTCCATCACCTGGAAACACAGGGCGACGATCAGCACCCTCGTGTCATTGCCGTCGAATTCATTGTCCTGTTCGCCAGCGATAAAGCTTTGGAAAAAAGTATTGAGGCGCTCCAGCATGAATGGTCCTTAAAACAGGTTGAGCCGGGTTTTCTCGTCCGAATTGCGGCTGGCGTCGCGCACGCCCGGATCGTCCGGCGGGCCGCCGAAGAACGGCTCCGGTTCGAGGCTTTTCGGCCCCGGCTTCGGCGGTGCGGAAGGCTGGCTCGGCGGGGCTGCTGCGGCCTCAGGGTGTTCCGGCGGCGTGTTAATCTTGCTCGCCGGAACGGAGGATGTAGGTTTCTCGCCCTGTCCAAGCGGCGGCAATTCGGCCAAGGCGGCAGCGCCGCTGATCACTGTGCCGTCTTCGACCGGCCCGGAGAGCTGGGCATAGGGGATCTTCCACTCGAAAGCGTCGAGCCTGCCGCTGACAGGCGAATAGGGCAGCCATTTTTCCGAGACCTGGCCATCGGCCACCCAGGCGGGATCGCGGGGGGCTTTGAGAGCCTGCGCCATCCAGTAGCGGATGCGAGCCTGATCACCGGTTTCGGCATCCTCGATATCAGCCAGCAGCAGGAAAACCCGTTCGCTGGCCTGCATCCGGGCTGCCGCTTCGGCCTTGGCGCGTGCCTTGGTGAAGTCTCGCGCCTCAAGTGCCATTTCCGCAACCACCAGCAGCGAATAGACATTATTGGGCTTGACCTGTTCCAGCCGCTCGGCCCGCTTCAGCCGGTCGACCGCGCCGTCACCACCCCGCGCCCGCACATAGAGGCTGGCGATGTCTGGATGGGGAGCAAGCTTCCAGGCTGTTTCCAACACCGAACCCGCCTTGCGCAGATTATCCTCGCGCAGCAGGGCGCGGGCGGCGGTCACGGAGGCCGGAACGAGATCCTTGGCGAGTTTCAGCGCATTCATGGCATTGTCGCGGGCCGCTGCCGGATCACCGTCCAACTGGTCCATGGCTTTTGCGGTCAGTAGCACGGCTTTCAGCCGGTCGGCTTCCGGCCGGGCCAGGACGCCTGCGACGCGCTGTTGATCGAGAAGATGAATGGCCTCGTTCCAGGCGCTGGTCTGGCATCGATATTCCAAAGCGGCCTTGGCAGCCCAAGGCAGATAAGGCGCATCCTCGGCAGCCCTTTCGGCATATTGCCGCGCAGCCTCATGCGCCCCTAGCCGCGTTGCCTCCACATAGAGGCCGCGCAGGCCAAGCTCGCGGGTTTCGGGATCGGCGACCATCTGCTCATAGATCCGCCTTGCATCGTCATGCTTGCCCTCGATCAGGGCGGCCTGGGCTTCCAGCACCATGATCAGCGGTTCCTGATCGGCACGGACCAGACCACGGGCGCGGGCACTCATCCGCCGGGCCAGCGCGGCATTGCCGGCACCTGCGGCGATCAGGCCGGTCGAGATCGCCTGATAGCCTCTGTCACGCTTGCGGGCGCGGAAATAGCGGCGCATTGAATGCGGCGAGGTCCAGAGCGTGCGCACCAGCCACCAGCCGATCATCACCACCGCAATAATGGCGACGATCATGGTGGCCGCCGCCGTCAGGCTCATTTCAATCAGCTGGCCCTGCCAGACAATCTGCAACTCACCCGGACGATCGGCAAGCCAGGAAAAACCGAAGCCAAGGGCCAGGATGATCAGGATATAGACAATGATACGGATCATGATGCTTATCCTTGCCGTCCGGCGACGGCACGAGCCAGCGCGTCGGAAACCTGGTTTTCAACGGTAATACGGGCGTCGAGCGCCTTCTTGAACTCAGCAGAGACGGTGCGTCCTGCCTCTGGCAGGCTGTCCCATTCAGCTGCCGCACCCTTCAGGTCGCCATTGCGGATCTTGTCTTCGATGCGCGCGACAATCGCCGAGGCGCTGTCGCCTTCGACATTGCCGACCGGCCGGACCTTGACCACCGACATGGCGCTGGCCCAGAGACGCTCGCCGATATTGGCGCTTTCCGCCGGAGCGTTGATGGTCGACAGGATCTTGTCAGCAACCGGGCCGAATTGCCGTTGCAGCTCGGCGCGGGAGGTGACGCCCGTGGTCGCATAGGGTTCCAGGGCGGCAATGGCGGTGTCTTCCGGGGCGATGCTGCCCAGCGTGCGCAGCTCGGCCAG contains the following coding sequences:
- a CDS encoding YggT family protein, which codes for MLALLQTIDLALNLYTWILIASAIFSWLYAFNVINSSNRFVNQIGLFLFNVTEPALRPIRRIMPNLGGIDISPIILLLIIFFIRSLMWNTIAPMLL
- the ppa gene encoding inorganic diphosphatase — translated: MRIDAIAIGKNPPEDINVIVEVPVGGQPIKYEMDKEAGTLIVDRFLYTPMHYPGNYGFVPHTLCLDGDPLDVLICNTRPLVPGCVINVRPIGVMMMEDDGGMDEKILAVPVPKLTRRYDKVHNYTDLPEITLAQIKHFFEHYKDLEPGKWVKIGDWGDVNVAKKLIVESIERAKKEA
- a CDS encoding heme biosynthesis protein HemY — encoded protein: MIRIIVYILIILALGFGFSWLADRPGELQIVWQGQLIEMSLTAAATMIVAIIAVVMIGWWLVRTLWTSPHSMRRYFRARKRDRGYQAISTGLIAAGAGNAALARRMSARARGLVRADQEPLIMVLEAQAALIEGKHDDARRIYEQMVADPETRELGLRGLYVEATRLGAHEAARQYAERAAEDAPYLPWAAKAALEYRCQTSAWNEAIHLLDQQRVAGVLARPEADRLKAVLLTAKAMDQLDGDPAAARDNAMNALKLAKDLVPASVTAARALLREDNLRKAGSVLETAWKLAPHPDIASLYVRARGGDGAVDRLKRAERLEQVKPNNVYSLLVVAEMALEARDFTKARAKAEAAARMQASERVFLLLADIEDAETGDQARIRYWMAQALKAPRDPAWVADGQVSEKWLPYSPVSGRLDAFEWKIPYAQLSGPVEDGTVISGAAALAELPPLGQGEKPTSSVPASKINTPPEHPEAAAAPPSQPSAPPKPGPKSLEPEPFFGGPPDDPGVRDASRNSDEKTRLNLF
- the typA gene encoding translational GTPase TypA; translated protein: MKIRNIAIIAHVDHGKTTLVDELLKQSGSFRENQRVAERVMDSNDLEKERGITILAKATSVEWKGVRVNIVDTPGHADFGGEVERILSMVDGAIVLVDSSEGPMPQTKFVVGKALKVGLRPIVAINKIDRPDGRHEEVINEVFDLFASLDATDEQLDFPILYGSGRDGWMNIAPEGPKDQGLAPLLDLVLQHVPEPSVGDEDGAFRMIGTLLEANPFLGRVITGRIHSGSIKPNQSVKVLSQDGKVIETGRISKILAFRGIERTAIEEAHAGDIVAIAGLSKGTVADTFCDPSVTEALEAQPIDPPTVTMSFLVNDSPLAGTEGDKVTSRVIRDRLFKEAEGNVALKIEESEGKDSFFVSGRGELQLAVLIETMRREGFELAVSRPRVVMHKDENGTLMEPIEEVVIDVDEEHSGVVVQKMSERKAEMTELRPSGGNRVRLVFYAPTRGLIGYQSELLTDTRGTAIMNRLFHNYQPFKGEISGRNNGVLLSNQSGEAVAYAMFNLEDRGPMIIEPGEKVYAGMIVGIHSRDNDLEVNVLKGKQLTNIRSAGKDEAVKLTPPIRMTLDRALSWIQDDELMEVTPKSIRLRKFYLDANDRKRFGKARVAQA
- a CDS encoding alkaline phosphatase D family protein — protein: MSTSFTALSRRSFLLGTSAAGLAAGSGLALPFYARAADRPVFTHGVQSGDVDLNSGMIWTRVDRPSRIMMEYSTTESFANPVRLAALNALPDSDYAVKRLLTDLPADQDIFYRFTAADLSHINSVSEPITGRFRTAPASRRNVRFVWSGDTVGQGWGIDETGMKTYATMAKHQPDFFLHSGDTIYADGPIKEEVDLKDGTKWKNVIVTDEKRKVAETLDEYRGQWKYNMMDKNVLELSAICPTHYQWDDHEVLNNWSSGKDLTADSRYSEKSIALLSARAARAFHEMTPIRYTPAEPGRVYRKISHGPLVDVFFLDMRSYRGSNHDGMETVQTPESRILGAEQVAWLKRELTNSKATWKIIAADMPLSLIVWDDYLNKKGTEAVAQGHNGEPRGRELEIAELLRHMKTTGIRNTVWLTADVHYTAAHYYNPDKAAFQDFEPFWEFVSGPLHAGTFGPNDLDMTFGPELKFIKAPTAEQGQNLPPSAGLQFFGIVDVDGQSEQLSVRLMDRDDNELYKVVLDPVRSA
- a CDS encoding DUF167 domain-containing protein: MSHCYRRFDDHIRLAVRLTPNGGRDGIDGVDVNANGEAHLKVRVSDVPEKGRANKALIALMAKRLGIAKSTVSLISGDTARQKILRIDGDPEDLIGRLEAIIAP
- a CDS encoding GNAT family N-acetyltransferase, which codes for MKTLSIDVRPAAPDDGRALSEAHREAWQSTYSGLIPHQALIRMMERRGETWWRKATNGPATVLVVDIGGVIAGYATLGLNRARGLPYDGEIYEIYMRPAYQGVGLGFTLFTECRRLLKSLGCRGLVVWCLEDCAGAVNFFRSNGGTDSVEGMEDFDAVSLKKLGFVWA
- a CDS encoding TerB family tellurite resistance protein → MLERLNTFFQSFIAGEQDNEFDGNDTRVLIVALCFQVMEADGTISAAERKSLKKSIKDHYDLDRSKIEALLEAGQQAESEAVDYYRFTSELKRRLDETQRLELVSVLWDIVYADGMRNEMEDHILWRVADLLGVSDRDRILARQKAAERAGQKTDGQAGDEQVAGDADAS
- a CDS encoding glutamine amidotransferase → MLHDPARIWPAHRPVLVVLHQERSSAGRVGQLLVEKGFPLDIRRPVLGDPLPDTLSGHSGAVVFGGPMSANDPDRFVHDEIDWLSVPLKENRPYLGICLGAQMLARHLGAKVSGHDRELVEIGWYPIQPTTHGRLLMKWPKMVYHFHREGFDLPHGATLLATGDIYPNQAIRYGEKAFGIQFHAELTRAMMQRWVVHGASRFSMPNAQAGRDHLEGRMLFDAPLKAWLSDFLDLVLAEEDQSAGRCQPAEQSQA
- a CDS encoding MFS transporter, translating into MSISQSEDRFAAFRHSAYTKFFFARFLAAFAMQIVSVAVGWQMYEVTGNALYLGLIGLVQFLPALLLILVTGTAADRMNRRMIVAVCLGVSAVCVALLLFLTVENAFAPVPVLAIMTIFGIERAFMGPAVQSLAPNLVPEKDLANSFAWNASSWQTASILGPVAGGLLYGVGPLSAYIVALGFMAAGTILVLLVPKPVQRTANEPKTWTYLLAGFKFIRHEKVVLGAISLDLFAVLLGGAVALMPIYASDILTMGPMGLGILRSAPGVGAIAMATFLATFPIKHRAGTIMFVGVAIFGLATVAFGLSTVWWVSALALAVMGAGDMISVYVRETLLALWTPDQVRGRVNAVNSVFIGASNELGEFRAGTMAHLIGPVGAVVVGGVGTLAVSIIWALTFPKLRTIDTLEAPDKS